One Malania oleifera isolate guangnan ecotype guangnan chromosome 10, ASM2987363v1, whole genome shotgun sequence genomic region harbors:
- the LOC131166439 gene encoding alcohol acyltransferase 9 has protein sequence MARSLLSLKEVEMVRPSQPTPSCLLSLSALDSQLFLRFTIEYLLVYRPSPAVNKAAVAARIKAALARALVPYYPLAGRVVAVPPNGGDGGCSNLKVVCEAQGALFVQAVSDRCAVSDFERAPSHVTEWRKLLAVHVVDVLAGAPPLVVQLTWLADGGAALGVGINHCLCDGIGSAEFLNAFADLAAGLNDGLAGFKPNPVWDRHLLDPTEPTPTRNQIMAAHPEFDPVQDLCGFVSRFNHEQLSPTSICFSKRCLDELQSRAASTGQPDRSISYTSFEVLTAHVWRSWARALELPPNQTLKLLFTINIRSRVKPNLPGGYYGNGFVLGCAETSAKCLAEKGLEYAAELVKGAKETVDEEHVRGVVEAVSGSTWARPDSVGPGVLIVSQWSRLGLEKVDLGMGMGRPVHVGPVCSDRYCLLLPVDNRREAVKVTVALPASAVDQYERLVRSPYS, from the coding sequence ATGGCGAGAAGCCTCCTCAGCCTTAAAGAAGTGGAAATGGTGAGGCCTTCCCAGCCAACCCCGTCCTGCCTCCTCTCCCTCTCCGCCCTCGATTCCCAGCTCTTCCTCCGCTTTACAATCGAATATCTCCTCGTCTACCGCCCCTCCCCCGCCGTCAACAAAGCCGCCGTCGCCGCCCGCATCAAGGCCGCCCTCGCTCGAGCCCTCGTCCCCTACTACCCCCTCGCCGGCAGGGTCGTCGCCGTCCCACCCAACGGCGGCGATGGTGGCTGCTCCAACCTCAAGGTAGTGTGCGAAGCCCAGGGCGCGCTTTTCGTTCAAGCCGTCTCCGACCGGTGTGCCGTCTCTGACTTCGAGCGGGCCCCGAGCCACGTCACGGAGTGGAGGAAGCTCCTTGCCGTCCACGTGGTGGACGTCCTCGCGGGGGCTCCACCTCTTGTTGTCCAGCTGACGTGGCTCGCAGATGGCGGGGCTGCATTGGGCGTCGGGATTAACCACTGTCTATGCGACGGAATCGGGAGCGCCGAGTTCCTGAACGCGTTCGCTGATTTGGCCGCCGGGTTGAACGACGGACTAGCGGGTTTCAAGCCCAACCCGGTCTGGGACCGCCATCTTCTAGACCCGACGGAGCCGACCCCGACGAGGAATCAAATCATGGCTGCCCACCCGGAGTTCGACCCCGTCCAAGACCTCTGCGGGTTCGTCTCCCGCTTCAACCACGAACAGCTCTCCCCGACATCCATATGCTTCAGCAAAAGATGCCTCGACGAGCTCCAGAGCCGGGCAGCCTCCACGGGCCAACCCGACCGGTCAATCTCGTACACGTCGTTCGAGGTTCTCACGGCCCACGTGTGGAGAAGCTGGGCCCGGGCACTGGAGCTGCCGCCGAACCAGACGCTGAAGCTTCTCTTCACCATCAACATTCGGAGCCGGGTCAAGCCGAACCTCCCGGGCGGGTACTACGGGAACGGGTTCGTGCTGGGGTGCGCGGAGACGAGCGCGAAGTGCTTGGCGGAGAAGGGGCTGGAGTATGCAGCGGAGCTGGTGAAGGGGGCGAAGGAGACGGTGGACGAGGAGCACGTGAGGGGGGTGGTGGAAGCCGTGAGCGGATCGACTTGGGCGAGACCCGATTCGGTGGGGCCGGGGGTGCTGATAGTGTCGCAGTGGTCAAGGCTGGGTCTGGAGAAGGTAGACTTGGGAATGGGGATGGGGAGGCCGGTCCACGTGGGGCCCGTGTGCAGCGACAGGTACTGCCTGCTGCTGCCGGTGGACAATCGGAGGGAGGCGGTGAAGGTGACGGTGGCTCTCCCGGCCTCCGCCGTAGACCAGTACGAGCGATTGGTTAGGAGTCCCTACTCGTGA